The DNA window TGCGATACGCTAAAGGCTCTAATAATTTAAATGTATGATTTGATGTGATCGATTTAATGCGTTCAGCAACAAGGGCATAATCAATGGTATCTGTGATCAAATCAGAATTGGCTGAAGTGATTTGAGGTAAAGTCATTTCAAGATCAATGAGCAGCGTTTGAGGAAGTGCGCGTTCCCAGTCAGAGACACCGATAATAGTTTCAACTTTCATCTCTTCTATAAAAATAAGTGGGGCCATCATGAGTGCTTCAAAAAATT is part of the Candidatus Methylopumilus rimovensis genome and encodes:
- the folB gene encoding dihydroneopterin aldolase produces the protein MMAPLIFIEEMKVETIIGVSDWERALPQTLLIDLEMTLPQITSANSDLITDTIDYALVAERIKSITSNHTFKLLEPLAYRIIETLEKEFKAPWMKLKISKPQILPQVKAVGVIFEKGVRT